The sequence GAGAAACGAACATTTGCTCAAGGGATTTTACTATCATCTTCAGGGGTAGCAGGCTTTATCGGGCCGTTGGCATTATCGCCGATCATTACAAATGCTGGATGGAAAAATGCCTATCTTATTTTAACTGTGTTGGCTGTTGCAATTGCTATTTTTTTAATTATTGCAATTCCAAGAAACGAAAAAGCGCAGGAAAAAGCAGAAGCCGTTGCAACAAAAACGGATAAGGTTTCTATTTTAGTGATTTGGTCAGATATTCGCGTTTGGGTCTTGTTTCTAAGTTCCTTTTTCATCAACTGTTTATTATATGGACTTTCAAGCTGGGTGCCGAGTTTCTTAACTGGAGAACGTGGATTAGATTTAAATGGTGCAGCTGTGATCAGCAGTGTGGGTGGCTTGTTTATGCTGATAGGTTCGATTGGCGGTAGCTATGTTGTGGGTAGATTTTTTCAACACAAGGAAAAAGCCATTGTTGCAATTACAGCTGTCTTAGGTGCGATTTCAGCATTCGGTTCTTATTATATTGGTAATCTAGTTTTATTGTCGATCGTTATGGGCTTAGCAAATTTCTTTTTGATCATCTCATTTGTTACGATGATGAGTATTCCATTGAGAATTTTTGAAGGAGCGAAATTTGCACCAAGTTACGGAACACTTGCTACAGGAGGGATTCTCGGTGGTTTTGTTTCACCAACACTCATTGGGAAATTAGTCGAATTGTCAAATGGACAATATATTTCGACCTTTATCTTCTTTTTAGCTGTTGGGCTATTAACGGCTGTGACGATCATGTTTATCAAACAAAAATAGAACCATTATTTCATTAGTGTAAAGCATAAAAATAAGCTTAAATCAAAGGGAGGAATCACTATGACAAACATTCAAGAAAAAATGCCTCAAGCAGATATGATTAAATGGAGAAGACATTTACATCGTCATCCAGAACTATCATTTCATGAAGTTGAAACAGCCAAATACATCAAAAAGGTACTAGCTGATTTTCCTAATATAGAAGTTAGTTCATTGACAGAAAATAGTGTGATCGCAATTTTAAAAGGCAATCGACCAGGCAAAACAATTGCTTTAAGAGCAGATATCGATGCACTGCCGATTGTAGAAGAATCAGATGTTGACTTTCCATCCGAAAATCCAGGTGTAATGCATGCGTGTGGTCATGATACACATACAGCCATGCTGTTAGGTGCAATCAAAGTCTTGAGCGAAATGCAGGATAAAATTGCCGGCACTGTGAAATTTATTTTCCAACCAGCCGAAGAAGAACCACCAGGTGGTGCAAAATTATTAGTTGAAGCAGGTGTGATGGATGATGTAGATATGGTATTTGGTTTGCATATCGCACCAAATATTCCAGTTGGTATGGTAGGTACTAGAAAAGGCCCTGCTAGTGCAGCTTCAGATGTCTTCACGCTGAAGATCCAAGGAAAAGGTTCCCACGGTTCAACGCCAGATTTATCTGTTGATCCAATCATGATTGGTGTAGAGATCATCAATAATTTGAACAATATTGTTTCAAGAAATATTAGTCCTTTTGACAATGCAGTTATTTCAATTGGTGAATTTAATGCAGGAAAAACAGCGAATGTCATTCCAGATACAGCACAAATCCAAGGAACTGTGCGTACAAATGATAAAGAAATTCGACAGTTTATTAAAAAGCGTATAGAAGGAATCGTTGATAGCATTTGTAAGATGTACGATGCAACATATGACTTAGACTATTTATTAGGTTACAGTGAAGTCAATAATGATAGTGATGCAACAGATATTGTTATGGCTGCAGCTGAAAAAGTTGTTGGTAAAGAGCGGATGTTTGAAGCGCCTAAAATGATGGGCGGCGAAGATTTTTCTGCGTATACAGATGTTAAGCCAGGATCATTTTTTATTTTAGGTGGGGGAACAGCGGCAGAAGGTTGCGGTTATATGAATCACCATCCTAAATTTAAAATTATGGAAGACTGTTTCCCGGTAGGATCAGGAATGCATGCACAGCTTATTTTGGATATTTTAGGACAGGGATAGAAATTTTTGAAAGATCGGGGCAAAACCAAATATTAGTTTTGTTTTCCACTTAAATCTAAATAAACGACGAGACAAAAGCAACTACTCCGCTAGGCTTCGATCACAACAAATTCTAAGTGCTAAAGCACTATGAGTTGAAGGCTTCGGAAATAAGCTGAACGCATTTGTCTCGTCTTCTTTTACATACAATAAAGCTAGTATTTAGCGGGAAACTTTGGCAAAATAGAAGATAAGAAGTTCTTAAAAATAGGAAGGTGAAAAAATGGTTGATTTGATTATGATTCTTATTTTTATTATCTGTGGGGTGCAGCTTTGGCGGGGCAAGTGGTCATGGTTGATAGCTGGATATAACACCGCAAGTGAACAAGAAAAAGCGAAAACAAACGAATGGGCTTTAGGAAAAGTAATGAGCATCATTCTTATTATTTCTGCAATGTTGATTGGATTAGGAAGGTTATTTCTCCAACTTCAGTTAGTTATTGCAATCGCAATCACCATACTTGTAGGCGGAGCGATCGCTTATATCAATACATCACCACGATTCAAAAATGAGATCTAGCAATAATAAGGAGTTGAAACGTCATGTTTATACTAATAATAGCTATTTTACTGTTCTTTTGTGTATTTATACTAATAGATAAAGAGAAAAACAAACAAAACAGTCCAATACCTCAGAAAAAGAATCCAACAACAAAACTTTCCCTTGATCAAAAAATCAAATTAGAAAAGGCAGAAAGCATGCAACAAGTTACCTCAAAGATCAGACAAATTGAAAAACAAACAATCAAGAATCTCCTATCCGTTTTGAATCATCTAAAAGAAAATACGAAGAGTTAATTTTTGTAAATAGAACTGAAACACTAAAATTCAACAATGACTAAAATAAAGTTATAATAAGACAAAGCAAACAAAATACTTAATAGAGGATGGAAAAAAATGGAAGCGAAAAAACCAAAAATATTTGCGATGTCCTTTGCCAGCGTTTACCCGCTATATATCAAAAAAGTAGAAAAAAAAGGTCGAACAAAAGAAGAAGTAGACGAAATCATCATCTGGTTAACTGGCTATGATGAAGCTGCACTACAAAAGAAAATAGCTGAAAAAGTTGATTTTGAAACGTTTTTTTCAGAAGCACCACAAATAAATCCTAATGTATCATTGATCAAAGGTGTGATCTGTGGGTATCGCGTAGAAGAAATAGAAGATGAGTTAATGCAGAAAATTCGCTATATGGATAAACTAATCGATGAATTAGCGAAAGGAAAAGCAATGGAAAAAATATTAAGAAAATAGCCAATAATAATCAGGTACATAACAAAACAGTCTTGTCAGTTTGAGCTAGAAGGGAACCAGTCTGCTTAATCGATGGGATTGTTTTTTTGTGGATTTTTAGTACTAAGCTATTCACACCTCATAAACCTCAAAAATACTTCGGATTTCTAGAGATCAACTCCTTTAATCTTAAAGTTTCTTAAAGTACGCAAAAAATAACATATAATCGAAAAAAAATACCGATATCTTATGGATATAGTACAACGTAACATCAAAATTGCTTTTTAAATCAGTCTTAGTATGTGATATTTAAGATAACGCAGACAGGAGGGGACAAACATGAAGGAAAACATTTTTACGAATGTCGAGGGAATAGCTTCTTTGATGAAGGAAATGTCTCGGCAAATCACGTAATAGAATAAAATGACATCGTTACGTAGTTTTTTATGTGAATTTATAAGCTAGTGACAAGCATAAAAAATGTTTTGAAGGTAGGTTGACAGAATATGGAGATTGGAAAATTATTAAAAATCCGCAGAGAACAAAAAAATTTAACTCAGCAGCAAGTTGCTGCAAAATTTCATGTAACAAGACAAACCGTCTCACGTTGGGAAAATGAGAAATCGTACCCTAATATCGATACATTAGTTGAATTAAGTTTCTTTTTTGATTTTTCTCTAGATGAAATTTTAAAGGGAGATGATTTGATGGTTAGTGAAGAAAGTAAACGTGATGATGAACTTTAGAATATGAAGAGTCAGCTAATCGTTGAATAGTAATAGAAGAAGCCTATATGTAAGAGTTCTTGCTCTCACATATAAGCTTCTTCTATTTTAGGCTCATCTATCAGTCATTTTCATATCCAGTTGGATGATCAGTATGCCATCTCCAAGCCCTATCAATAATCGACTCTAAATCAGTGTATTGAGGTTTCCAGCCTAAAATCGATTCGATTTTTTTACTTGAAGCAATCAAAGAATGAGGATCACCTTCTCTTCGGTTGTCGTATTTTATAGGAATCTTCTTCTGCGTATAGTCTTCGACTTTATTAATAATTTCCAATGTTGAAAAGCCAGTCGAGCTGCCGACATTGAAAATAGTACTTTCTTTTCCTTCTAGTAAATAATCCATCGCCAGTAAATGAGCATTCGCTAAATCCACCACATGTACATAATCCCGAACCGTTGTCCCATCTTTTGTATTATAATCATCTCCAAAAATGGTAATATATTCTCTTTTTCCTAAAGGAACTTCTAAAACGATGGGGATCAAATGCGTTTCTGGTTGATGATCTTCACCAATTGTCCCAGATAAATCAGCCCCAGCCACATTGAAATAGCGCACTACGACATAATTGATGTCATAGGCAGTATGGCACCACTGAATGATCGTTTCCATCATCCGCTTACTTTCTCCATAATGATTCTTAGGAAGCGTCTCAGTATCTTCTGTGATCACTTCTTCTGAAGTATCTCCGTAAACCGCTGCGGTAGAAGAGAAGATGATCGTTTTCACCGCAAATTCATTCATGACTTCTAAAAGAGTAATCAGACCTGAAACGTTATTATCAAAATAAAGTAATGGATCTTTCATGGATTCTTCCACAGACGAATTAGCGGCAAAATGAAACACAATATCAAAGGATGTTTCTGTGAAAAGATTTCTGAGTAAGGTTATGTCTTTCACATTTCCTTTGATAAAAGTTGCTGGTTTGGGGACAGCTTCAGCGTGTCCTGTTTGTAGATTATCTAGAACGATGACTTTGTGGTTTGAGTTGATTAATTGTTTGACGATATGTGAGCCGATGTAGCCAGCTCCTCCGAAGACTAAGATGTTCATTGATAACCTTCTGATTTAAGAGCTTGTCCTGTATTGAAAAAAAGTTGTATCTGCTTTCATTATAAGTTATCAAAATTTATATAGATAGATTCAACCATTGTAGTTATGAAATGATTAATAAATTCAATTGAGTAATAAAAAAAATTCGTTTGTGTTGCAAATTGTACTACTTGCAAAATGTGTCTGAGATAGTATTTTGTTAAGTGAAAAAACATCTTAAAATTAAAAATTTACTCTATTAGTTTTATATTGCTATTTCTTATCCATTATTAGCAAATTGAAAGATGTTTATTTTGGTTTATAGTTTACTGATTAAAAAAATTGTACAAAAGTCATTTTTGAAGTTTAGTCTATCGCTTAGTACTCAGTATAGATAATATATCCCCAAAATAACTGGTGTTCCCAGTTGTTATTTTTGTGAATTATTAATATCAAAGAGACATTCAATCACTGTTAAAGGGAGGTGGTATTCTAAGTACAAATGAATATGTTTGAGTGTAATAAGTACTCATTTAGAAATATTTGATATGAATAAAGTACTATCTGATTTATGGGCTAAATAGAAATGGACTCTGTTAGAAATTACTTACTCATGATATAATTGTGTTATATAGACTCACGATTTAACGAAGCGTTAGTAAATTATAGTAGGAATCAAATTATTTAAATATTTTTTTATTTTATATTATTTGATATTTGTAAGGTCTTAGAATTTGTTAGAGAGGATAATAATAAGTGAATGAAAATCAATTTGAAACAGAGTTAATAAAACATATTAAAAATATTGCTGGAACGAAACAGTGGCAGTATGAAGAAAATATCAAAACAACAGAGGCACTGTGGTTCAACTTCAAAAATATTTTGGAACAACATAATCAAAATCTGCTGGAAAAACCGCTAAGTGAAGCAGAATTTTCTCAAGTGAAAAAAGTTATTTGTGACATCAAATCACCTTATGAAGCAGGACAATTTCTATATGGACTAAATGGAGTTTCACAAATAGAAATTGATTTAGATGATGGAAGGCATGTATTTTTAACAGTTTTTGATCAAAAACAAATTGGAGCAGGTAATACAATTTATCAAGTAGTAAATCAGATTAAACGTCCGGCTGTTATTGTCGGGAAAAAAGATAGAAGGTTTGATACAACTCTTATGGTGAATGGTCTTCCAATTATCCAAATTGAAGAAAAAACTGATACTCGTGATGTTAATGAAGCATTGAATCAGATGCATCAATATGCAGATGAAAAACAGTTTCGTGATATATTTTCAACGTTACAAATTTTAGTAGCTATTACACCAAACAATGTAAAATACATGGCAAATACACCAAGCAATAAATTCAACAAAGACTTTGCATTTAATTGGCAGCGCAAAGAAGATAACATGATTGTTCGAAATTGGAAAGAATTTGCAAATTCTATGCTAAGTATTCCGATGGCTCATCAAATGGCAACAAATTTCATGATTTTGGATGGGACTAAGAATAAACAAATGCTTAAAGTCATGAGGCCGTATCAAGTATACGCCACGCAAAATGTAATGGAAAGTCTAAAAAAAGTGGACTTTGAACTAGGTGTGAATAAAATTGGCTATATTTGGCATACAACAGGTTCAGGGAAGACAATTACAAGTTTTAAGACAGCTTGGTTGGCAAGTCGAATGCCCAAGGTGGATAAAGTTGTCTTTGTTGTTGATAGGATTGCATTAACAAAACAAACAAATGAAAATTATCAGGCATACGATCCTGATGGAGATATAGATGATTCAAAAATAGGAAATGTTCAAGGAACAAATAGTACGAATGACTTAAACCAAAAGTTAAAGAGTAAAGATAATCAGATTATTGTGACCTCAGTTCAAAAATTAGGTACATTAGTAAATCGTCAAAATTTTGAATCACCTGATAAAAATATCGTTTTTATTGTAGATGAAGCACATCGTTCAACTGGTAGCAATAATTTTGCAATGATTCAAAAAGCATTTAAAAAGGCTTGTTGGATTGGTTATACTGGAACCCCAATGTTTGATGATACAACGAAAGGTTTACGTACAGAAGATATTTTTGGAGAATTATTACATGCTTATACGATTCGTGAAGCAATTTCTGATAGAAATGTCTTAGGATTTAAAGTTGATTTCGAAACAACTATTGATGAAGAACAGGTAAAATCAGATTATTTACCAAAGTTTTATAAAGAGCGATACCCAACTTGGACAGATGAAAAAATCCAAGAAAAAATTGAAAACCTATCTCCAGAAGACATGGATGATGCAGTTGAACCAAGTTTCTATGATGAAAATGCCGAACATATTAAAATGGTAGTTGAGGATATTTTTAAGAATTGGCGTAATCGATCGAATGAAGGAAGATATAATGCATTGTTTACTACTCATGTTGGTGGTGGCAAAGCCAGTACACCAATGGCGATGATGTATTTTAATGAGTTTCAACGAGTGAATGTCGAAAATAAACAGAATGGAAAGCAAACACTAAAAGTGGCGGTTACCTTTAGTCTTAACACGTCAAATAATGATTCTCAATTATTAACAAATCAAGGTTTATTTGAGGCTATTCAGGCTTACAACGATGAGTTTGGAACTAGTTTTGGAATGGATGATGTCTCTGGATACACGCAAGAAGTTACAAGCCGTTTAAATCGAACAATAACCGATAAAAAATATTTGGATATAGTCATTGTTGTGGATCAACTATTAACAGGATTTGATGCTCCTGAGTTAAATACTTTATATGTCGATAGGACACTAAAAGGTGCAGGCTTGATTCAAGCTTATTCCAGAACCAACCGTATTGCGGATCTCCAAGAAAAGCCTTGGGGACGTATTGTCAATTATCGCTGGCCTGCACAAAATGAAAAGCTAATGAATCAGGCATTGGCTATTTACGCTAATAAAGATTCTGCTATTTTGTCAGAAGAAGAGCAACGTGAGAGTAATAAAAAAGAAGGTATTGTTGCCAAACCGTTTTTAGAAGTATTTAACGAAGTAAAAAAAATAGTTGCCAAGCTTGATACTTTGACAAGTGAGTTCCAACAACTACCACCAAGTGAAAAGAAAAAAGAAAAAATGTTTGATCTTCTAAAAGAGTATAATGCGGGGATGTCTAAGTTAAAACAATATGATCCATCTGAAGTTGATGGGGATACAGTAGGGTTTAACTATGATGAGCCAGATGAGTTAGTAGCAAAACTCGGAATGACAACTGATCAAGAAGTGATGCTCTCGACAGTACTATCAAATGAGTTGAAACAACATATTGCCAAAAAGAAAGATGTTCCTTTTTATCAAATCGAATTGAAAATGACACATGTTAAAGATATCAAAGTTGACTATGATTATTTGACAGAACTTGTGGAACGCTTGTTAAATCAAGTTCATGATAAACAATATCAAGAAGCTAAAGAAACAAAAGAAAAGCTGGATCAATTTGCCGATGGTTTGGATGATAGAAAGTATGCTGAAATGATCAAAAATGCTGCGACAGCTATTTATAAAGGGCATTTCATTGTGGAGAAATATCCAGCAAAATTAAAAGAAAGTGACTCGATTATTCAACTAGCTAGCAATGTAAGTTTAGATCGCCGATTTCAAGATTTTAGAATCAAGTGGGGCATTATTGATATTGTGACGAGTGCTGAAATGCGTAAACTGTTTGAAAAACATCGTTACGGCCAACAAGACCTAGATGATACAGGACAGATTCGTGAGATTGTTTCTAAAGCTAGTATAGATTACCAAACGTTAGCACATGATGAAGCCATACAGTCTTTATCAAGGATTAAATACCGTAACGGATTACGTGCAGAAATATATAAATTAGCAGATGAGTTAACTAGAGACTAAATGCGGAGGGAAAAATATGTCAGATAATAGATTACAAACCATTACAAGTAAGCTTTGGGCTATGGCAAATGAACTACGAGGAAATATGGATGCTGGTGAATTTAAAAATTATATCTTAGCCTTTATGTTCTATCGTTATTTGTCAGAGCATCAAGAAGAGTATTTAGTGACAAATAATGTCATTGATGTTGATAAAAACGAAACAGTAAATGCAGCATATATGCGGCAAGCAGTTGGTGTAGATGCAACTGACTATTTAGATGATATTTCTTCAAGTTTAGGTTATGCAATTGCACCCAATGATACGTGGGTTTCCTTAAATGAAAAAATTGATAATTCTATGATTATTCCAAGTGACTATCAAACTATTTTTGATAATTTTAATAAAAATGTTGAACTAAATAAAGATGCAGCGCAAGATTTTAGTGGTGTATTTAATGATATAAATTTAGGGGATTCTCGTCTTGGTAATTCTACAACAGCTAGAGCAAAATCATTAAATAATATTGTGAAGTTAGTTGATGACATTGAATATAAATCTGATGAAGGGAAAGATATTTTAGGAGAAATCTATGAATATTTGATTGGTCAGTTTGCTGCAAGTGCAGGGAAAAAAGGTGGAGAGTTCTATACTCCTCATCAAATAAGTAAAATTTTAGCTAAATTAGTCACGAATAATTTAACTGAATCTGAAAACACATTCACTGTATATGATCCGACTATGGGATCGGGCTCACTACTTTTAACTGTTAGGGGAGAAGTACCAGGAGGAGACAGATCTGGGGCTGTAAAGTTCTTTGGTCAAGAATTAAATACGACTACCTATAATTTAGCTCGAATGAATTTGATGATGCATAATGTATCATATAGTAATATGACACTGAGTAATGCTGATACACTAGAAAGTGATTGGCCAGATGGTTTGGATAGTCAAGGCATTGATCGTCCTAGAAGTTTCGATGCAGTAGTTGCTAATCCTCCATATTCTGCTAAATGGGATAATACTGAATCAAAATTAAAGGATCCTCGTTTCAGTGAATATGGAAAGCTAGCACCAGGTTCAAAAGCAGATTTTGCTTTTATTTTGCATAGCATTTATCATCTGAATAGTACGGGAACCATGGCAATTGTCTTACCCCATGGAGTGTTATTTAGAGGGGCAGCGGAAGAAAAAATTCGTCAAACGTTAATTGAAAAAAACTACCTTGATGCAGTGATTGGTTTACCTGCAAACCTTTTTTACGGAACAAGTATCCCAACTACAATTTTGGTCTTTAAAAAAAATCGAAAAAAACGTGAAATTTTATTTATTGATGCAAGTAATGAGTTTGAAAAAAATAAAAATCAAAATAATTTGACTGACGAACATGTTGAAAAAATTATTCGAACTTTTCAGGAACGTAATGATATTGAAAAATATGCACATTTGGCAACACTAGAAGAAATAAAAGAGAATAGTTATAATTTAAATATTCCTCGATATGTTGATACTTTTGAAGAAGAAGAACCTATTGACATAGTTGCGCTAAGCAAGGAAATGGTCACACTAAATTCTGAAATTAAAAATGCTGAGAGTGATTTTTTATCATTATTGAATGAGTTGGCTGCAACTCCTGATGTAGCGGACATGATTAAAGCAACAAAGGCGGTATTTTCAAATGAAAGATGAGGCAAAAAATGTTCCTGTAGTCCGATTTAATGGTTTTTATGACGCTTGGGAACAGCGTAAGTTGGGAGAATTAGGAGAAGTAACTACTGGAAAAGCATTTAGTAGCACAAATTTTGATGCTCAAGGTGAGTACCTAGTAATTACAAACAAAGATATATCAGATAGTTCTAGATCACAAAATGTTATGACTGACAGAATTAGTGTTTCGGATGATGAAATAATTCAAAGGTATAATCTAGGTGGGGAAAATATTCTAGTTACGATGGATGGTGTTAATTTAGGGAAAACAGCAATGTACAGTGATGACAAAGCTTTACTTGCACAAAGAGTTGGCAGAATTAAATCCAATCAATTGGAATTTATATATCAAATAACTTCTAGCAACACTTTCTTAACGGTTATGCGGAAACTATCAGTTGGTAATGCTATTAAGCACATTTCCTTAAAACAAATTTCAGATTATTCTAGCATAGTACCTAAAGATATTGTTGAACAACAAAAAATCGGCTCTTTCTTCAAACTACTCGACAACACTATCGCTCTTCATCAACGTAAGTTAGATGCTATGAACCAGATGAAAAATGGTTTTTTGCAGCAACTGTTTCCAGAAAATGGAGAGAAATTTCCTAGAGTGAGGTTTGCTGATTTCAAAGATGAATGGGAACAGCGTAAGTTAGGAGAAGTTGGTGATTTTTATTACGGAAAGAGCGCTCCAAAATGGTCTGTTACCGAAGTCGCTACTACTCCTTGCATTAGATATGGAGAACTATATACAAAATTTGGAGCTAAAATTGATAGAATATATTCTTATACAAATATTCCAAAAGAAAATTTGAAATTCAGTAAAGGTTCTGAGGTCTTAATACCTCGTGTGGGTGAAGATCCACTAGACTTCGCAAAGTGTAGTTGGCTTACTATTCCCAACGTAGCAATAGGGGAAATGATTTCTGTTTATAACACCAATCAAAATCCACAGTTTATAGCTATTTATTTCCGTGCCAAAATGCGTCTTGAATTTGCTAAAAGAGTTGAAGGAGGAAATGTGTCAAATTTATATTATTCGTATCTTGAAAATATACTATTATCGCTCCCTCCTTCAGAAGAGCAAGTAAAAATAGCAGAACTTATTTCGCAAATAGATAATATAATTATTCTTCAGCGGAATAAATTAAATAAGCTTAATATTCTAAAAAAAGCTTATTTGCAAAACATGTTCGTATAAATCATTTCCCATCTAGCATATCAAAAACTAGATGGGAATTTTTTGTCACATTAGCATTGATAAATGTCGTATAATCTTGTCGTTATCTTGATTTTCAAGCTCCTGAATAATATGAAGATATGTTTCCTGAGTTGTTGTCATACTTGAATGTCCTAATCTATTCGCAACACTAGCAATCGAAACACCCGCAAACAATAACAATGAAGCGTGAGTATGTCGTAAACTGTGGATTGTAATGATTGGTATATTTGCACGACTACATAGTATTTTTAAGCGATTGTTAATAGTTGAATTGAATACTCTATTTTTAATAAAAATTGGTTTATTTTGTTCTTTCTTATTTATTAATTGTGAAAATTGCATTGCCAGTTGCCAGTCAATTTGAATTTTTCTATTGGAAGATTCATTTTTTGTTGGTTGAAAAGAACCATTTGACTTTTTATAATTCCAAGTTTTATTAATAATTATTTTTTGTTTGGAAAAATCAAAATCTAATGGTGTCAATGCCAATGCTTCTGAGAAGCGAAGACCTGTTTTAATGACTAATAAGATAAAATAATCCCAATTAATGTCTTCTGTTAAATCCAATTCTTTCAATAAAGCTTGTACTTCAAATTGATTTAGAAATTTTGCTTTTTTAGGTCGAGGTGTTTTTCCTTTGATAACAATTTTTCGTGTAGGATTTTGAGTAATGATACCTTCATCCACAGCATCTAAAATAGCTCCTTTAAGTTGATGATGAAAATCCATAGTAGTTTGTTTCTCATGGGTAAGGGCATAATCATTTAGCAATTGTTGATAACTATAACGATCGAGCTCTTTTAGTTTTAAGTTCGGCACAAGTTCCTGTAATTTTTGTTCTGTTACATAATATT is a genomic window of Enterococcus haemoperoxidus ATCC BAA-382 containing:
- a CDS encoding MFS transporter encodes the protein MERKETKKRGLLLVALFLGYTMVYIDKLSVGYSLIPISTEFGLEPSAKGMIMSAFFLGYAIMQIPMGLVINKVGSRVVLIGSVLGMGLFSFLFGFGTSLIMFMSLRFLTGLLAHSGYASSASKEVTMNFPPEKRTFAQGILLSSSGVAGFIGPLALSPIITNAGWKNAYLILTVLAVAIAIFLIIAIPRNEKAQEKAEAVATKTDKVSILVIWSDIRVWVLFLSSFFINCLLYGLSSWVPSFLTGERGLDLNGAAVISSVGGLFMLIGSIGGSYVVGRFFQHKEKAIVAITAVLGAISAFGSYYIGNLVLLSIVMGLANFFLIISFVTMMSIPLRIFEGAKFAPSYGTLATGGILGGFVSPTLIGKLVELSNGQYISTFIFFLAVGLLTAVTIMFIKQK
- a CDS encoding M20 metallopeptidase family protein; protein product: MTNIQEKMPQADMIKWRRHLHRHPELSFHEVETAKYIKKVLADFPNIEVSSLTENSVIAILKGNRPGKTIALRADIDALPIVEESDVDFPSENPGVMHACGHDTHTAMLLGAIKVLSEMQDKIAGTVKFIFQPAEEEPPGGAKLLVEAGVMDDVDMVFGLHIAPNIPVGMVGTRKGPASAASDVFTLKIQGKGSHGSTPDLSVDPIMIGVEIINNLNNIVSRNISPFDNAVISIGEFNAGKTANVIPDTAQIQGTVRTNDKEIRQFIKKRIEGIVDSICKMYDATYDLDYLLGYSEVNNDSDATDIVMAAAEKVVGKERMFEAPKMMGGEDFSAYTDVKPGSFFILGGGTAAEGCGYMNHHPKFKIMEDCFPVGSGMHAQLILDILGQG
- a CDS encoding DUF3784 domain-containing protein, which encodes MVDLIMILIFIICGVQLWRGKWSWLIAGYNTASEQEKAKTNEWALGKVMSIILIISAMLIGLGRLFLQLQLVIAIAITILVGGAIAYINTSPRFKNEI
- a CDS encoding DUF2200 domain-containing protein, encoding MEAKKPKIFAMSFASVYPLYIKKVEKKGRTKEEVDEIIIWLTGYDEAALQKKIAEKVDFETFFSEAPQINPNVSLIKGVICGYRVEEIEDELMQKIRYMDKLIDELAKGKAMEKILRK
- a CDS encoding helix-turn-helix transcriptional regulator translates to MEIGKLLKIRREQKNLTQQQVAAKFHVTRQTVSRWENEKSYPNIDTLVELSFFFDFSLDEILKGDDLMVSEESKRDDEL
- the galE gene encoding UDP-glucose 4-epimerase GalE; amino-acid sequence: MNILVFGGAGYIGSHIVKQLINSNHKVIVLDNLQTGHAEAVPKPATFIKGNVKDITLLRNLFTETSFDIVFHFAANSSVEESMKDPLLYFDNNVSGLITLLEVMNEFAVKTIIFSSTAAVYGDTSEEVITEDTETLPKNHYGESKRMMETIIQWCHTAYDINYVVVRYFNVAGADLSGTIGEDHQPETHLIPIVLEVPLGKREYITIFGDDYNTKDGTTVRDYVHVVDLANAHLLAMDYLLEGKESTIFNVGSSTGFSTLEIINKVEDYTQKKIPIKYDNRREGDPHSLIASSKKIESILGWKPQYTDLESIIDRAWRWHTDHPTGYEND
- a CDS encoding type I restriction endonuclease subunit R, with amino-acid sequence MNENQFETELIKHIKNIAGTKQWQYEENIKTTEALWFNFKNILEQHNQNLLEKPLSEAEFSQVKKVICDIKSPYEAGQFLYGLNGVSQIEIDLDDGRHVFLTVFDQKQIGAGNTIYQVVNQIKRPAVIVGKKDRRFDTTLMVNGLPIIQIEEKTDTRDVNEALNQMHQYADEKQFRDIFSTLQILVAITPNNVKYMANTPSNKFNKDFAFNWQRKEDNMIVRNWKEFANSMLSIPMAHQMATNFMILDGTKNKQMLKVMRPYQVYATQNVMESLKKVDFELGVNKIGYIWHTTGSGKTITSFKTAWLASRMPKVDKVVFVVDRIALTKQTNENYQAYDPDGDIDDSKIGNVQGTNSTNDLNQKLKSKDNQIIVTSVQKLGTLVNRQNFESPDKNIVFIVDEAHRSTGSNNFAMIQKAFKKACWIGYTGTPMFDDTTKGLRTEDIFGELLHAYTIREAISDRNVLGFKVDFETTIDEEQVKSDYLPKFYKERYPTWTDEKIQEKIENLSPEDMDDAVEPSFYDENAEHIKMVVEDIFKNWRNRSNEGRYNALFTTHVGGGKASTPMAMMYFNEFQRVNVENKQNGKQTLKVAVTFSLNTSNNDSQLLTNQGLFEAIQAYNDEFGTSFGMDDVSGYTQEVTSRLNRTITDKKYLDIVIVVDQLLTGFDAPELNTLYVDRTLKGAGLIQAYSRTNRIADLQEKPWGRIVNYRWPAQNEKLMNQALAIYANKDSAILSEEEQRESNKKEGIVAKPFLEVFNEVKKIVAKLDTLTSEFQQLPPSEKKKEKMFDLLKEYNAGMSKLKQYDPSEVDGDTVGFNYDEPDELVAKLGMTTDQEVMLSTVLSNELKQHIAKKKDVPFYQIELKMTHVKDIKVDYDYLTELVERLLNQVHDKQYQEAKETKEKLDQFADGLDDRKYAEMIKNAATAIYKGHFIVEKYPAKLKESDSIIQLASNVSLDRRFQDFRIKWGIIDIVTSAEMRKLFEKHRYGQQDLDDTGQIREIVSKASIDYQTLAHDEAIQSLSRIKYRNGLRAEIYKLADELTRD